The Sulfurimonas sp. HSL-1716 sequence TCACCGAAAACAAAGACTACAAAATCATCACACTGAGCTTCAATCCTCTTGAAACCCCCAAAGACGCCGCCCGTAAAAAATCGGATCTTATGGCTGCGATGCAGCGTCATTTTGATGCCGGAGCATGGACGTTTCTTACGGGAAAAGAGGAAAATATCCGTAAGATAACGCAGAGCGTGGGCTTTCATTATGAAAAACAGATCGGACCCAAAGGGATGACGCAGTATATGCATCCCGCGGTATTGGTGGCACTTTCTCCAAGCGGAAAGATCACCCGCTATCTTAACGGTATACAGCAGCTTCCGTTCGATATCCAGATGGCGATGATGGAAGCATCCGAGGGAACGGTACGCCCGACCATCGCAAAGACCCTGCTCTTTTGTTTTGCATATGATCCTAAGAACAAAACCTACGTCTTTGCGGCGGAAAAGGTAGGCGCCACCGTACTGTCTTTGATTCTGGCGGGATTTTTTCTTTATCTGGTGCTTACGGGGAGAAAAAAAGAGGCATCGGAGAGAGACGATGCCTAGTTTTTATCATGAGACAAATACGATTTTCGGGACGCACCGCAATCCCGTGTTGCAATGGATATTTACCACCGATCACAAACGCATAGCCCTGTTGTACATGGGAGTGATGTTCACTCTCTTTTTCTTCGCCGTGAGTGCGGCGCTTACGATGCGTGCAGAACTGTTTTTTCCCGGCCAGCAGTTTTTGGACCCTCATACTTATAATCAGCTCTTTACGTTTCACGGCGTCACGATGATCTTTTTGTTCATCGTACCGGGGATCGCCGCAGCACTTGGAAACTTTATATTGCCTCTGATGCTCGGTGCAAGAGAACTCTCTTTTCCCCGCCTCAACCTGCTGTCTTGGTGGCTTTATATCACAGGCGTGGTGACTGCGCTTTCCTCGCTGGTGAGCGGGCACGGCTTTGCCGATACGGGCTGGACGTTTTACGCTCCTTACAGTATCCGAACGGATGCGCATGTGCTCTCCACTTTGAGCGCTGCGTTTATCTTGGGACTTTCTTCGATCCTCACCGGGCTGAACTTCGTCGTTACCATTCATCGTCTTCGTGCTCCGGGAATGACTTTTTTCAAGATGCCTCTGTTTGTGTGGGGGCTTTACGCTACTGCATGGATCCAGGTTCTTGCAACTCCCGTGATAGGTATTACTCTGATACTCGTCATTTTGGAGCGCACGCTGGGAGTAGGAATATTTGATCCGACTAAAGGCGGTGATCCGCTTCTTTACGAACATCTTTTTTGGATCTATTCCCATCCTGCCGTTTATCTTATGATATTACCGGGGTTTGGCATCATCTCAGAAGTGCTTCCCGTATTTACCAGACGTACTATTTTCGGATACCGCTCCATCGCCATCTCGTCTGCTTCCATTGCCGGAATCGGATATCTTGTGTGGGGACATCATATGTTCACTTCGGGCATAAGCGACATGGCGAGAATCATCTTTTCACTGCTGACGTTTCTTGTGGCCGTGCCTACGGGGGTAAAGATCTTTGACTGGGTGGCTACGCTTTATAAAGGCTCCATCATCTTGGCTACTCCTATGTTATGGATTTTGGGAAGTATCGTCAATTTTACCGTCGGCGGACTGGCGGGACTTACTTTGGGTGCTCTTGGTACGGATATTCACCTGCATGACACCTATTTCGTGGTAGCGCATTTTCATTACACGATTTTGGGAGGGGTGGTCTTTATGTTTATAGGAGGGCTGCATTACTGGTACCCCAAAATCACGGGAAAACTATACGACGAGGTCAGAGGGCGTATCGCCTTTGGTCTGATGTTCGTGGG is a genomic window containing:
- a CDS encoding SCO family protein, which gives rise to MLLSFLVRLLVMALLFFSASHADEKLGVDEHPGGQVPLDVVFLNEAGKQVTFRQLMDGKPTILTLNYYGCPSLCTPQLQDLAKNLEMVKLTENKDYKIITLSFNPLETPKDAARKKSDLMAAMQRHFDAGAWTFLTGKEENIRKITQSVGFHYEKQIGPKGMTQYMHPAVLVALSPSGKITRYLNGIQQLPFDIQMAMMEASEGTVRPTIAKTLLFCFAYDPKNKTYVFAAEKVGATVLSLILAGFFLYLVLTGRKKEASERDDA
- a CDS encoding cbb3-type cytochrome c oxidase subunit I, whose amino-acid sequence is MPSFYHETNTIFGTHRNPVLQWIFTTDHKRIALLYMGVMFTLFFFAVSAALTMRAELFFPGQQFLDPHTYNQLFTFHGVTMIFLFIVPGIAAALGNFILPLMLGARELSFPRLNLLSWWLYITGVVTALSSLVSGHGFADTGWTFYAPYSIRTDAHVLSTLSAAFILGLSSILTGLNFVVTIHRLRAPGMTFFKMPLFVWGLYATAWIQVLATPVIGITLILVILERTLGVGIFDPTKGGDPLLYEHLFWIYSHPAVYLMILPGFGIISEVLPVFTRRTIFGYRSIAISSASIAGIGYLVWGHHMFTSGISDMARIIFSLLTFLVAVPTGVKIFDWVATLYKGSIILATPMLWILGSIVNFTVGGLAGLTLGALGTDIHLHDTYFVVAHFHYTILGGVVFMFIGGLHYWYPKITGKLYDEVRGRIAFGLMFVGFNLLWFPMYIAGFLGNPRRYFDYLPTFTIYHQIAGVGAVLVAFGLLTVLYNFYRGLRSGKEAGPNPWGGTTLEWHIPSPPPLENFSKIPYVDFDPYEYENGEPVVEFDEDFRRIR